GTTCCTTTGGAGCTCCAGCATCACCTTGCACGCGAAATGGCAAGTGTACAAAATTATCCTCGAGAAATGATTAAAGAAACAGCTCACAATGATAAGGGCTGCCCGTTACACAGACGTAGGGCGCCTGCTGATGGTGGTAGACAAGTTAACATTCGTACTCGCAATGGGGAAATAAAGAGCTTTGATAATAGCTGGGTAGTGCCCTATTCCCCGATTTTGTGTAAATTATTCAACGCCCACATTAATGTTGAAGCTTGCAATTCTGTGtgtgcaattaaatatatttgcaagtataTCAATAAAGGAAGCGATCAGGCGATCTTCAATCTGCGTAATGAAGGTGCTGTACAGGCCCTCAATGAAATACAAACTTATCAAGCAGGAAGATATGTCAGTAGCAATGAAGCAGCATGGCGGCTTCTTGGCTTTCCATCACATGAAAGATATCCCACTGTTACACATCTTGCAGTACACCTATCTTGGTCGTGTCTATACCGTACATGTTACGaattttgaatgattttgtCTGCGCATGTTGTTGCATCATGTTAGCGGTCCAATTAGCTTTACAGAACTTCAAATTGTCAATGGTCAGGAATGGCAAACATACCGAGAAGCATGTGAAGCTCGGCGACTGTTAGAAAATGACAATCATTGGGACGAAACTATGGAGGAAGCTGTACAATGCCGATCGCCAGATAAAATCAGGTAACTTTACGCTACGCTTTTATCTTCTTGTGGTCTTTCTAACCCTCAAACTCTTTGAAATAAGTACAAAGAATACAGGGCTGAACATATGTGTTTCACATCAACTGCAGCAAGTACACAcagatattattttcaattaacatGTCTACAATAAAACCCTAGTTATAATCGACAACAAGGTTTTTACGATggttggaaaaaaattagatgATTTTGGAATGTTGAGCCCTCGACGAGACAATATGGATGATTTCGATAATGAAATTGCACGAGAGCTAGATTATGATTTCATAGCACTGCAAAATCAAGTGACACAATTAGTCCCTCAATTGCTTCCTGAGCAAAATCATATTTTCCATCAAGTCTTACGTAAAATAGGCTGCGGCAGTGGTGGACTCTCTTCTCGACGCACCAGGAGGAACTGGAAAAACGTTTTTGCTTAACTTATTATTAATGTCCGTCAGaaaagaccaaaaaaatcgcagTTGCTGTAGCTGCGTCAGGATTGCCGCGACGCTATTAAACGGCGGTCGTACGGCACATTCcgttttaaaattaccattGAATTTGGCACAGGAAGATTCGCCCATCTGCCCatcattttagtaaaaatatttcacgAGGTAGGATGCTGCGAGAATGCTAGCTTTTAATGTGGGATGAAAGCACAATGTCTCACAAGAAAGCTTTAGAAGCTTTAAACCGGACTCTCGAGGACTTGCGAGATAGTACAGATATAATGGGAGACATGGTCGTTTTATTGGCTGGTGATTTCtgtcaaaccctcccagtgattcagagtGGGACACCAGCAGgtgaaattcaagcgtgcattaaatcatcgagcttatggtcgacagttgaaaaactccgtGTGAAAACGAATATGAGAATGCATCTTCATAATGgcgtggattcaggactttgcgcagaaatgttgttgaaaattggtgataaGTGTTTAGATTAGAGAGTAGTTGACGCTGAAGGctacatattactgtcaagagaattttgtaatttagtagaaaataATGTGGAtctcattgctaatgtttttcctgaattgcaacaaaatttgtgtagtgatcagtggtttTGTGCAacagcaatattagcaccaaggaATGATAGCAcggctatgtaatggaacaaagcttcgaaTAGCAAAATTGGGGCAGAACATAATTGTTGtaatacctcggataccaattattcccactgaccttccattccaatttaaaagggttcagtttcccgtcaagcttagctttgctgttactataaacaaggcacaagAACAAACGTTACAGGtggcaggagtgcatttagaaaactcATGTTTccctcatggtcaactttatgtagcctgttcacgtgtatctaatgcccagaatttacatatatttgcaacCGACGGGAAAACATATAACATTGTCTACAAATATATCCCAGataaatactttgtattttatttttttatttatttttgttactgtgaaatatattttaacatttgctGTTGCATTTCAATAGGCATATTTTAAGTTGTTGCAACTTCATTGtatgtagtaatttttaaaaattgttgatctcagccaagcaataaaaattagttatcatattgactcatttctattattatacccttaccaTTTAtgtctcatacttatttaatggctccactaCGGGCGAAGCCACGGGCAAAAGGCTagtgtgtatacatatttaatttgttgTGAACCATTTTGAAATGGGTCTGATAAATGCAAAAAGTAGTAACGTTAAGAAAACAGCTGTGAaatgaatacatatattaaaaagaaattacacAGTCCCTAAATGGGTTACTGCGGTAGAATTGCATTGTTTTGTTAGctcttttgaagaaaaataaaaaatataaatatttagcgCACAAagtacataatataaaaaatactttttgcttATCAAATAAATTAACGAGACAACTTGCAATAATCATGTGTGCAAGTTTGAAAATACGAAATTCAATCGAACTGCAAATTTCACTAATTATGTTCCAATGCAGAACGGTTGACAAAAAACCGTTAAGATATTTTATATCGCTGAAAAATTCtttcaagtttttgtttttagtctCTGataacaatttcttcaaaatttgaaTGTTGTTCGTGATAAGTTTTAATATTCAAtgtaaaaatagcaacaaatgaCACTTATGGAGAAAagtattcgaaatatttttcaaagtgtGGCAACATCTTCAATAATTTTCTCAGCAATCtcttttgatttaaaaataaaaacgttgaAATACAATGAACGTTTATTCTCCATTCTGTATTCTTCATCGTATGACGCGCAACGTCTCTTTGAAAATTGCTTGCTCGTAACATTACCTTTCCCTCCTCCGCCCATTGTTATCTGATCGTGAAGTATGTCAGTATTGGCAGTAGATTGTGTGTCTCTCTTTCTACGTTTATCACAGCTCCATTTACCAGCACGACTAGGATACATAGACACTCCTAGTTCGTATCGGAATTTCGAGAGATCTTGCCCATTTTCTATGAGTTCTTCTTTGTTGAACAACAAATCATAAAGAGTATTGTTATCAGCAATATATTTGAATTCGCAGACCTCATTTTCGGAAAAATAGGCTAATAAATAATGCCTTTCATGGTTTGCACGTAATTCGAATAAAGCACAATCGTATGCGTAACCGGGTTGATGATGGTTCCATGTGGCGGTCAAAGTAACAGCAGTATTATTTGTTGCTATGACGACGTTAGTCCAGGATACAGCTCGATTATTTGTTGACCGGACATCTTTTAACGGTAAAAGTATCTTGTCTTTTGGCGACCGAGATAATATTTTTAGCGTTAAGTGATTATCCTCAAATTCATCAGTTCGCGATCCGGTAAAAGCTACTTTATCTCTTTCGTTCACGTCAACGTAGTATAATCTTGGGATTTTCGATTTATCAGTCTTATAAGCATACGATTTTATAGACAACGATTCCTCATGGGCGTATGGTGCAACCAATTGAGTACTCACCACGTTACGGCTTCTTACTTGATCGAGTTGCGCGCGTTTGTCTCTAGCTAACCAATTTTGGGCTAAATCGTCGATAGCATTTGGAAACAATGCCTTGTCGGGTAAATTcagtttactttttaaattaggACAAGCATTTGGTTTCGTTATCCAATATCGCAAACTACTCAATGACATGAGCATGTTCACTTTCACTCGATGATTGTACAAAAGCCATGTGATATCTAATTCGGTCGTATTGTCGATGAATTTATTGTATGCTTCGATTCTACCGTTTTTCACAATACTTCGATATGGCACCTCTGCTTCGTCTGTACTCTGGATCACTTGCCTTTTgtcatttacaaaaacaatatcagCACATCTTTCGTCGCGGTAATATTCTGGCAATGAAGCGAGCAACTTATCGCGCACGGTCTTGACATTTGCGTTGTTTTCCAAGTCAAAGGTTTTGCATTGATCATTTACAATGCAAACTTCTATGGAAGACTTTGCACTTTGACTGATAATTTCATTACACTCTGAATCACTCACTAACATCTTTTTTTCTTGTCTTCGCTCAATGGGACGGTTGTTGTCCATAAAAATGTCGTCCTCTGTCAGTTCCAGACTTACACGTGCAGTTGAATACTTAACGTCTTCGGAGttaaaagtcctgtttacgTGTAAACCATTTCTTACGAAACAAATTACGACAGACGCACAAGAATAATTGACAACAAATGTCAATAACATGAGAAATAGTAACGCAAAGTTGATTTGCATTGTAAACGATTCAAGTGTAACTTGATTGATAGAATTCTAAATCGAAACTGACAACATGATCACCGTGTCTCCATTTTATAACTAGAAAGCAATACTCTCCATGCTATACACGGACACACAAGATGTGAGTTTCTGCTGATAATTTTTCCAAGTtatgtatttgtaatatattttttgctttaaatgtgTTCTTGCTAAGTGTTTTCTCTGTTTTTGTTAGAATTTGATTCCTTTTAAagcgtaaaattttttattcagaatTCTGTTTTCATATGAACTGATTGTACACTCGCACAGAGCGTGGCTGATTACGAATATCGCGTTGTTATTTTTCGAAATCATTTGAATACTTTTGCACAAATCATCTGAATATAATCACACAAATCGGAATAGTTTAAATAGCCAAACGTTTGCTTAGCGGAGCTCAGTATCGCTTCGTCAAACGACTTGACTTGTATTCGAGAGTTAGTGCAGAAAAAActtgatataaaaatgttgttctTGAAGTTATCCTTTGTATTCctggtgtttttgttttcttttgaagGAAAGTGTTCATATTTATGTTATTGATATTGATTACTGTTGTCGTAGATGGTTATTATATCAAAGTAAAATTGAgttttgaaatacaaaaaagaCCATGAATTCggaattaattgaatattaaattttaaacatttgtgCTACAAAACCTCTCAAGTTTGCTTTTATACAAACttgagaaaaaaatcgaatgggAGAAAAATATGTCTGACGTCAATGctgcataaattttaaaattttgtttaaaaatttatttggaaggaaacaaatatttttgaccaGTGAAGACAAGTGTGTTATTTCTCAACAAACCTTGAGAACAAAAAATCCTAAGAAAAATGTCTGAAGGTTTACTTTGATTTGCAAGAAAAGATCTTCCACAAGATAATCTATGTCAAATAAGGATTCTGAtttttcaaatcattatattatcACCGTCGATATAAATTTGTTagcttttttgttattgaaacgattaaaaagtattttcgaattttgaaaagaaTTTTCGATTGTTTCTCATTAATgcggaaatgttgaaaaaataccacgtttttttattgatacaCACATAGATTGAATCAAATTGATATACACATAGATATATTCAAAATTCTTTTTCGTTACAGATACGGCGACTGTTTCAACTCCTCCAACTGTTCCAATTCCTGGGCATTGTTCCGTCATTACGTCGCAAATAATCAAACTCTCGATTTTCGATTTGGAAGATGTCCAAATAAAATCGGCTCTTTATTTTAAAGTCAATGAATTCGAAAATCAAACTGTCGGTGAATTTCTCGATTACTTGGAAAATGTTCAACACATCTCCTTGAGTTCACATACTGCATCCGTACGATCTTCGAATCCACCTAAAGATGTCTCGCCTTTTACCACTATACCTCTTTCGACACCATTGTGTCAAGCAATCGATGTATCGTATGATGTATCGAAAGCTGATCGACTATACACATTATTTGTAGGAGTGGAACTGACTCCGCGCCAAGCATTAGTGAGAAGATTTTCGAGAGGTCTTGTCATCGACAATCACACGGGTCTCTTCAAAATGGGCACCTTGTCGCCAGTCATCTTTGACAAGACCTATCAGCCAGTTGAAGATCCGCCAACGCCAAGCGTCGTGTTCGAAAAGCACATTATCGAAACGGTTCACACCACAGAATCGACAGCTTCCAATCAAAATGGATTTTCCGCTGAAATATCAGCATACATCATATCAGTGAAGGCGgaatattcaaaagaaaaaagttccacgtcgaaaaattcaatgaaaacacGGAATGCAGTCGTCTCACTATTAAACAAGAAAACAGGATTGTATGTGGACGAAAGTAAAATAGATGTGGACCCGTCATTCGTTGAGAAACTTTATTCCATCGTTGACGACAAAAACTTATCATCGTACGATCGTACGAAACTTGTCGTCGGGTTATTGAATCGTTATGGATGGTACGTAACGAATCAATTTACTCTTGGAGGACGACTGGACGTCGTCAAATCATTGCGTGAATCGAGTGCCTCGAATGAGAGGAAGGAACTGGAAGCTTTAGAAACAAAGTTGGGTGCGGCATATAGTGTATTTAGTGCAAGTGTGGGCGCTTCTTCTAAAAAAGTTTCGAGCTCTGTTGACACGACTTCGCATTTTTCATCTGATGAACGTATCACGTCAACGGTAGATCGGGCGACAGACATAGCGTCTTTCATGAAACATGTGGGAGTCAAAGAAAATTGGCGGATCATCGCATTGGATAATATTGTACCGACCTGCAAATTCTTATTAAGAAATCACAGTAATTTGTTTGCTGAAATGCGGCGATTGATTATAAGCAACGTTCATCATCAATCCATCAGCAACTTGCAACCCCATATAAATATGTTGCAATATGTGAATAATATATGGGACGAATATGTTCAGCCTTTCTGAGCTAATCAGATAgggaaaaaattcaattcaacGCAATCCAACTTGtctcaaaatatttcatatctttattttcaataaaaaaatgctcggtttataactttgtttgtttccctgtctttttcttttcttcataACCAACAATTCGATTGATcttctttgaaaaacatttattatatacacaGAGGGAGGTGCTATCGAGAGAAACTTAACCTGCCTGCATGACCGAATGTGCAGTGAGCggtgaaaaaaaatgaattaaaaattgttcttATGCACTGAGTGTTCATATATCATCCTCGCTATATTCTTTACTCATTAGGTGACAAAGTCTTCGTAGAATATACAATCAAACTTTTAAAGGCGTTGTCGACGACATGTTTGGCTTATTCATACGATCGGCTGGACTTGATGTTTGTAAGAAAACTTTGGCGAAAACCTAGAAAAAGTATAATAAGGAAAAAAGTAGGCATAATTCGTAAACAATTTGGTCGTTGCACTAGCATACAATTATGATCAACTATCAAAGCGACTCTAAGCCTCTGCGCTGACAGataatgaacaaaaattaacatttttatttctgttgTCCATAACGATTGGCCCTGTACTTTACATGTAGGTGTTAATATTTTGATagcaaattacatttttttgtttatgcgaCTTCAAGGCATCTCGCCCCTCAACACAACACTCTTGACACAACACAGCATTCATCACACTACTTACAGCATCACAACACGCAACAAACACAACCATACCACATCATACATCTaaccaaccacactacacaccatAATCGTTTTCCCCACCGTTTATACCATCTACGGACATCGCTTTAATCATTTGCCTCATACAATTTTACGCTACAATGCTCATCGCTTCCGCAGCAATACGTTTTTTATGATTTCTAGTGATCAGCTTTCGCGATAGTTCCCTTATCGCTGACATACTTTTCTAagcaatgaataaaaaaaaataaaattatgatacACTTGCAAAATGCAATTTTACTTGAatgattttatttaagttttgtgGAGCTTACGAGAATGAACATTATTATCTGATTATTAGGAGAATTATTTGTGTGAATCATTTTTGCAATGAAAACATCTTATAAAGTAACACTTTCCACATTGAGAAAGGAACATACAGTTGTGTTAGATCTTTTCCATAATCGCTTCAAAAAAACTCATCAAAGAAAACTTCTAACCTACAAAAGGCATTTAATAGGCGAATAATCCAGCCGCAGCAGTTTGATAATTATGCAATTCTCAAACTTAATTCTTGAGAATAATTGCTGTTACAGGTTCTAGGGTATCCACGtgtatttttatctttatttgtcGGTTATGTGAAAATGTGTGTGATAAAAACCGCCTGCCTTTTGTCCAAATAAATTTTCGATTATAAGATTTTTTACATTAAGAATGCTTCTATTTTAGTAAATCATTTAAAGCCTTAGACTAAACTATGTTTGCAAAGAATACCGACAAAATTTTAACCTTAGGACTAAGTTccttaaatattatacaatttcAAACGAAAAAGAACTATATGATATCATTTCcacttttttaatacaattacaaaaacaacaaaaaaaaactgagagCATGAAACTgtttccaaaaaacaaaaatttactaacgcgcgtttaatttttctcagtgtgttcaaaattgaacatgttgttatattaaataagaaaagaTAAGAggtatcatatacatacatacatatctatatacagtccactaattctaaataatcatttctttgactcggcaatatgttcaaatatcattgaacatgcttacttacttcagatcggcttactatagcatatagttccCATACAAACCGAATGATCGGTATagagtgcttgtatgaaaaaccttcgcatttgacgtggtatcttaacgaaatttgacatggaatactgcttaaggtaataacgtAATCTCCgacaaaattgttcagatcggattactatagcacatagcttccatataaacttgacacatagttactaaaagaaatggaCCTCACAAAACCGCTACAACGTagagtttttataccctgaacagggtatattaagtttgtcacgaagtttgtaacacccagaaggaagcgacggagaccctataaagtatatatataaatgatcagtgtgttgagctgagtcgatttagccatggccgtctgtctgtatatatacgaactagtccttcagtttttaagatatcgttttgaaattttgcaaacgtcattttctcttcaagaagctgctcatttgtcgaaactgccgatatcggaccactataacatatagctgccatacaaactgaacgattggaatcgaGTTCTTGATCTAGTTACTAGACAATAGAATTAATCgaggtatgcactgcgaccttgggtctattgtgccctctcctaactcacaggaactcaccaagccccaacaaatcgataaattcTAGTATTTTGCTGGGAGCTAGTGAGTCGATGTGATTCCTATCCGGAAATGTAATTCCAAGGGCCTTagacctgcgtctgcagactgcgatgcaatcgatcagcaggtgctccggggtttcaggttccctgtcgcagacatagttactaaaagatatGCATCTGCGAAGGGTAtgttagcttcggtgcagccaaagttaacgttttttcttatttcgtttaattttcttattttgtatttttctatataataaTATTCCTTTACGCAACTTGCTTTTGCGCCgtttcaactaatgaaaaaatCTCAAATTCTACACTAAACATTTCTTCATTTGCTTTCCAAATTTCTTTCTTGGGCTTAAAATTCCTAATGAAGCAAGTTTATATGGCGCGCtgatattaaaaaactttatacaATTCTTTCACTAACTCgcgaattttattaaaaagaatgcGTCTGAACAATGAATATGAGCTGTATCTGTCACAGTATGCAAGATGCCGACGAAAAGCAGAAACTTCTGCCGTTGCTTCCACACATTACCACGCATGCACGAAAACAAAAGAACATGCGTATGAAACTGAGAAAAATCGCAGCGAAAACTGACAGTCTGCAATCAGCGGGTAGCAAAATGACAAGCTGAAAAATTCTTTTCCTTTTGTTCGCGAAAATTAGCGACGAACACACGCACTGGAACAATGTGCCTTGGCTTATATTTAATACCAACCGACCACACTTGATGGCGGTCTAATGGAATCGTCAAACATTTGTGTCAGTAAGTCGCAAGTTTGAACGCAAACGTGGCGCATTGCGAAGTAATGGGCAACTGACGCAGCGGCATATAACGGTGAGTGCACATAACCAAAGTAGTGCGGAGCTAATCCAGGTGTTTTGCGGTCAATGATGATGTTGACTACGAGGGTGGTCATAAGGGAGGTGATGGCCCTGGTGTTCAAAGCATAGCAGCGTTGGCAGTGGCACATACACCTGAAAATCAGTTACACACGAGCCAGTTTGAGGGGAGCGGCGCCAGCATAAACTGTAAGATGCTTAAAGGATTGTTGTTTGGCGGTGACACATTATGACTGGAAAGCGGCGGAAGCATAAACCAAACGGCGCGAATAACGGTTGCTAATGGTTACTCTTTAGTCATTAGCCTTAGAGAAATCTAGGCTCGAATTGGGATCTATATCCAAGCGGCATTTCACACTGCGCCTATGGCATCTGACATGCGGCCGGCGTACTGCGGTTTGTGGACTGGGATAACAGGTGTGTAACGTACATGTATGTGTTTGCATATATGTGTTCTGCCTTTCGTTACGTCACACCATTGTTCTATTTCTGTTAGCAACGCTATACGTTTATTTACCTGACGGCTGGCTTTGCTTGCCTGTCACTCACCGTTTAACGCTCAGTCCTTATAGCGTAATGACAATAATGATATTGGCGACAATAGCATGCGTTAATTGTATCACACATACATGCaggtatacacacatacagtgaAAGTGCTAACTCGcttaacaaaaacatttatgtaTGCTGACGATAACTGAGCTGTCATTAAATTTCGGGTTGAGCCACTTCCGAACGAAAGGGGGAGAGACAAAAAGAGATAGCACATTCCTATGAGGTGTTTGACAAATAAGTGAAAACAGAAGACATTTGGGAAGGCAAAGAAAGTTAGGCATTAACTTatatattgacatacatataagaaGGACAATGCATAGGTAAAAATAAGAAGGGGCAGCAGTTTTGAACCATAAAAAAGAaggataaatatattttccatatttgtcatattttttatctaccctAAATTATATATCGCACTTATGCACAATATAACAGTATGTTCTTATGGGCGAACAAAGAATTTAATTCTATATAACGTGTTTAATTTTCGAACCAAATAATCCACTTATTTTCCCATATTTTATGAAatctcatttaaaattttttattgtatgacGTTTTCTAGGCTTCACCAATTTGTTGCGCTCTGTTTTTTACTTTCTATTGTCTCATTGCTGGCTTTTCCAGTTgagccaaattttttgtttgttgactcTTTCTAAATGACAAGTGAAAATGTCAGTAGCCCAGCGCCATGTCAAGCCACCACAACGATTGTATTGATGCCAGTgttctttgaaatttattgttgAAAGTTTTGTTTATGTAACTATCAAATAAATGTTCGAATAGCTCGTAAATTCAGTATTTTAGCTGTTAATTCTCTGCTGGTATATAATACGTCCGACACttgatggtttttttttttgttaaagaaaacaacgaaggcaaataaaaatgtattgtaaTTAAAGAATTGAgagtaaagtaaatataaagtattataaatatcaaatggaaaattattaaattatattagaaTATACCATTAATATcatatacaaagaaattaaaagtaaaataat
This genomic stretch from Bactrocera dorsalis isolate Fly_Bdor chromosome 5, ASM2337382v1, whole genome shotgun sequence harbors:
- the LOC125778979 gene encoding uncharacterized protein LOC125778979; the encoded protein is MLFLKLSFVFLVFLFSFEDTATVSTPPTVPIPGHCSVITSQIIKLSIFDLEDVQIKSALYFKVNEFENQTVGEFLDYLENVQHISLSSHTASVRSSNPPKDVSPFTTIPLSTPLCQAIDVSYDVSKADRLYTLFVGVELTPRQALVRRFSRGLVIDNHTGLFKMGTLSPVIFDKTYQPVEDPPTPSVVFEKHIIETVHTTESTASNQNGFSAEISAYIISVKAEYSKEKSSTSKNSMKTRNAVVSLLNKKTGLYVDESKIDVDPSFVEKLYSIVDDKNLSSYDRTKLVVGLLNRYGWYVTNQFTLGGRLDVVKSLRESSASNERKELEALETKLGAAYSVFSASVGASSKKVSSSVDTTSHFSSDERITSTVDRATDIASFMKHVGVKENWRIIALDNIVPTCKFLLRNHSNLFAEMRRLIISNVHHQSISNLQPHINMLQYVNNIWDEYVQPF